One stretch of Pseudomonas azotoformans DNA includes these proteins:
- a CDS encoding TetR/AcrR family transcriptional regulator: MDEHKALRVMRTMVDGGQLTDPDSARGKLLQTAAHLFRNKGFERTTVRDLASAVGIQSGSIFHHFKSKDEILRAVMEETIHYNTAMMRASLEEASNVRERVLALIRCELQSIMGGSGEAMAVLVYEWRSLSAEGQAQVLALRDVYEALWLQVLGEAKDAGYIRGDVFITRRFLTGALSWTTTWFRAEGSLTLEQLAEEALLMVLKAD; the protein is encoded by the coding sequence ATGGATGAGCACAAAGCCCTGCGGGTCATGCGCACCATGGTTGATGGCGGGCAATTGACCGACCCCGACAGTGCCCGGGGCAAGCTGCTGCAAACCGCGGCCCACCTGTTTCGCAACAAGGGCTTCGAACGTACCACCGTGCGTGACCTGGCCAGCGCCGTGGGCATCCAGTCCGGCAGCATCTTTCATCACTTCAAGAGCAAGGACGAGATCCTGCGGGCGGTGATGGAAGAAACCATCCACTACAACACGGCGATGATGCGCGCTTCGCTGGAAGAGGCGAGCAACGTGCGCGAACGCGTGCTGGCGCTGATCCGCTGCGAATTGCAGTCGATCATGGGCGGCAGCGGCGAGGCCATGGCGGTGCTGGTGTACGAGTGGCGTTCGTTGTCGGCCGAAGGCCAGGCCCAGGTGCTGGCCCTGCGCGATGTGTACGAGGCGCTCTGGCTGCAAGTGCTGGGGGAGGCCAAGGATGCGGGCTATATCCGTGGTGATGTATTTATCACGCGGCGTTTCCTCACCGGCGCGCTGTCCTGGACCACCACCTGGTTTCGCGCCGAGGGCAGCCTGACGCTGGAGCAGTTGGCCGAAGAGGCCCTGCTGATGGTTTTGAAGGCCGATTGA